The following are encoded in a window of Shewanella psychrotolerans genomic DNA:
- the elbB gene encoding isoprenoid biosynthesis glyoxalase ElbB, whose product MKKIAVLLSGSGVFDGSELHEAVLTLLCLTQAGASYQCFAPDIEQMHVVNHLTGEVNVDDKRNVLVESARIARGEIKATTDLEIEVFDALVIPGGFGAAKNLCNFAVNGSDCDVAPEVETFINEFIEAKKPVGFICISPVMIPKLYKTGALGTIGHDSETAHAFNVMGGKHVDANVEQIVVDEANKLVSTPAYMLAENIAQAHIGIEKLVKKVLELAA is encoded by the coding sequence ATGAAAAAAATAGCTGTTTTGTTGAGTGGCTCAGGGGTCTTCGATGGAAGCGAACTCCATGAAGCGGTGCTGACCTTGCTGTGTTTAACGCAAGCGGGTGCGAGCTATCAATGCTTTGCCCCAGATATTGAGCAGATGCATGTAGTTAATCACTTAACTGGTGAAGTGAATGTCGATGATAAGCGTAATGTATTAGTAGAGTCTGCAAGGATCGCTCGTGGTGAGATAAAGGCAACGACAGATCTAGAGATCGAAGTGTTTGATGCCTTAGTTATCCCAGGCGGATTTGGTGCTGCCAAGAACTTATGTAATTTTGCGGTGAATGGTAGCGATTGCGATGTGGCCCCTGAAGTTGAAACATTCATCAACGAGTTTATCGAAGCTAAAAAACCTGTTGGTTTCATCTGTATCTCGCCAGTCATGATACCTAAATTATATAAGACAGGTGCTCTGGGGACTATTGGCCATGACAGCGAAACGGCCCATGCATTTAATGTAATGGGTGGTAAGCATGTCGATGCCAATGTTGAGCAAATTGTTGTCGATGAGGCCAATAAACTGGTAAGTACACCTGCTTATATGCTCGCTGAAAATATCGCTCAGGCTCACATTGGCATTGAAAAGCTGGTAAAAAAAGTATTAGAACTTGCCGCTTAA